In Arachis hypogaea cultivar Tifrunner chromosome 2, arahy.Tifrunner.gnm2.J5K5, whole genome shotgun sequence, a genomic segment contains:
- the LOC112737260 gene encoding probable inactive protein kinase At3g63330 isoform X4 produces the protein MSNNDNNRNDSSNTNDFQDASTNYTLYILKRIMVERGSAVYLSGLREKYFGETFLNASSSFEDLLSAEKPNCLLETSQFGFENTFSNRSKRSVYEEGLNHIVRYVESFESRSNEIWLVFSFEGISLSKLLHTVEDPYDTAEKEKTEQVKHVQILRPSKWWHWLKTTEEGQEEMRNLIWQLFLALKSCHDRNITHRDIKPENMVICFEDQETGRCLKDIPTKLNSFSTKMRVIDFGSGIDEFTLKHLYGSTGPSRAEQTYEYTPPEALLNATWYQGPTSSTLKYDMWSVGVVMLELVLGTPNVFQIDALTQTLLDQHLDGWNEGVKELAYKLRSFMELCILIPEISRSSSKKYHTANQAGVSPASWKCSEEFFSHQIKSRDPLKIGFSNIWALRLVRHLLQWDPEDRISVDEALQHPYFQPPPRG, from the exons ATGAGCAACAATGACAATAATAGAAACGACAGCTCAAACACCAATGATTTCCAGGATGCTTCCACTAACTATACTCTGTACATTTTGAAGCGTATAATG GTAGAGAGAGGGTCTGCTGTTTACTTAAGTGGCCTGAGGGAGAAATATTTTGGAGAAACTTTTTTAAATGCCTCGTCAAGCTTTGAAGATCTGCTATCAGCTGAAAAACCAAACTGTCTCTTGGAAACATCACAATTTGGGTTTGAGAATACATTTTCAAACAGGTCAAAAAGATCTGTATATGAAGAAGGCTTGAACCATATTGTAAGATATGTGGAGTCTTTTGaatctcggtccaatgaaatttgGCTTGTATTCAGTTTTGAAGGCATATCGTTGTCTAAACTTTTGCATACTGTGGAAGATCCATATGATACTGCTGAGAAAGAAAAGACTGAGCAAGTAAAACATGTCCAAATACTGCGTCCATCGAAGTGGTGGCATTGGTTGAAAACAACAGAAGAAGGGcaagaggaaatgcgcaaccttATCTGGCAGCTG TTTCTGGCGCTGAAATCTTGTCACGATCGCAATATTACACACAGGGACATTAAACCTG AAAATATGGTGATATGCTTTGAAGATCAGGAGACTGGAAGATGTTTGAAAGATATACCGACTAAACTAAATAGTTTCTCCACCAAAAT GCGTGTTATAGACTTTGGCAGTGGAATTGATGAATTCACATTGAAGCATTTATATGGTTCAACTGGGCCTTCTAG GGCTGAACAAACTTATGAGTATACACCTCCTGAAGCTTTGCTAAATGCTACGTGGTATCAAGGCCCAACAAGCTCAACTTTGAA ATATGACATGTGGAGTGTTGGTGTTGTAATGTTAGAGTTGGTCTTAGGGACACCAAATGTTTTCCAGATCGATGCTTTAACACAAACTCTTTTGGACCAGCATCTTGACGGCTGGAATGAGGGTGTGAAGGAGCTGGCTTACAA ACTCAGATCATTCATGGAATTGTGTATCTTAATCCCTGAGATATCCAGAAGTTCCTCAAAAAAGTATCACACAGCTAACCAG GCTGGCGTTTCACCTGCATCTTGGAAATGCTCGGAAGAATTCTTTTCTCATCAAATAAAGAGCCGAGATCCTCTTAAAATAGG TTTTTCAAATATCTGGGCGTTGCGGTTAGTGCGCCATCTGTTACAGTGGGACCCA GAGGACCGGATAAGCGTTGATGAGGCATTGCAGCATCCCTATTTCCAACCTCCCCCGAGAGGATGA
- the LOC112737260 gene encoding uncharacterized protein isoform X2 encodes MADDNILVANIGDSKAFLCSENFQSPREAKDLLLKQYRQKELDGSVAVWNREKYKLASSHGLTHFAVKELTSDHHPDRDDERIRVEAAGGQVINWGGVPRVNGQLAITRAIGDVFFKRYGVISVPEVTDWQPLTANDSYLVAASDGVFEKMSMQEVCDLLWEVHSFSNNIESECAPSPSPSYSLADLIVNTALGKGSTDNVAAIVVPLESAKVSANSLRRSYIEKRDADYPLLALQELASRSLANDVISDVMHLRHPHAVDTKFKRILVEVKHGDFGCFYLSENLDELVDSKQPTKSTDWEDYLYELPQPVPDTHQHSVNGPVYLYDNQNFCLQLGPTVNESKEQCINPEAFANFIGLLESIPLHDTGSHNGSSGYSMPESRYKLKKSFGRGSYGEVWLAFHWNCNEGINAAEMSNNDNNRNDSSNTNDFQDASTNYTLYILKRIMVERGSAVYLSGLREKYFGETFLNASSSFEDLLSAEKPNCLLETSQFGFENTFSNRSKRSVYEEGLNHIVRYVESFESRSNEIWLVFSFEGISLSKLLHTVEDPYDTAEKEKTEQVKHVQILRPSKWWHWLKTTEEGQEEMRNLIWQLFLALKSCHDRNITHRDIKPENMVICFEDQETGRCLKDIPTKLNSFSTKMRVIDFGSGIDEFTLKHLYGSTGPSRAEQTYEYTPPEALLNATWYQGPTSSTLKYDMWSVGVVMLELVLGTPNVFQIDALTQTLLDQHLDGWNEGVKELAYKLRSFMELCILIPEISRSSSKKYHTANQAGVSPASWKCSEEFFSHQIKSRDPLKIGFSNIWALRLVRHLLQWDPEDRISVDEALQHPYFQPPPRG; translated from the exons ATGGCAGATGATAACATTTTAGTTGCCAATATTGGAGATTCTAAGGCTTTCTTGTGCTCTGAAAATTTTCAGTCTCCTAGAGAGGCCAAAG ACTTATTACTGAAGCAATATAGGCAGAAAGAGCTTGATGGTTCTGTTGCTGTGTGGAATCGTGAAAAGTATAAGTTAGCTTCCTCCCATGGACTGACTCATTTTGCTGTAAAAGAATTGACCAGTGATCATCACCCAGACAGAGATGATGAAAGGATTCGGGTGGAAGCAGCTGGTGGGCAAGTTATAAATTGGGGGGGAGTGCCTCGTGTAAATGGCCAGCTGGCTATTACACGGGCAATTGGTGATGTATTCTTTAAAAG GTACGGTGTTATATCTGTGCCAGAAGTGACTGATTGGCAGCCTCTGACTGCCAATGATAGCTATTTAGTGGCTGCATCCGATGGTGTTTTTGAGAAGATGAGCATGCAGGAAGTCTGTGATTTGTTATGGGAAGTACACTCTTTCTCTAATAATATAGAATCAGAGTGTGCCCCTTCACCTTCACCTTCATATTCATTAGCAGATCTCATTGTCAACACTGCCTTGGGAAAGGGCAGTACGGATAATGTGGCCGCCATTGTTGTTCCTCTGGAATCTGCCAAAGTTTCTGCAAACTCGCTTAGGAGAAGCTATATTGAGAAGAGGGATGCTGATTATCCTCTGCTTGCATTGCAGGAACTTGCTTCAAGAAGTTTAG CTAATGATGTCATATCTGATGTAATGCACTTGAGGCATCCTCATGCGGTGGATACCAAGTTTAAGCGTATATTG gTTGAAGTGAAACATGGAGATTTTGGATGTTTTTATTTGTCTGAAAATCTTGATGAACTTGTGGACTCTAAGCAGCCTACCAAAAGTACTGACTGGGAAGATTATTTATATGAACTACCTCAGCCTGTACCAGATACACATCAACATTCTG TAAATGGTCCAGTATATTTGTATGATAACCAAAACTTCTGCTTACAACTTGGTCCGACTGTTAATGAATCTAAGGAACAATGCATAAATCCTGAAGCATTTGCAAATTTTATTGGTCTTCTTGAATCAATTCCTTTACATGATACTGGTTCACATAATGGATCCTCTGGTTATTCAATGCCTGAATCAAG GTACAAACTAAAGAAGAGTTTCGGTCGTGGATCATATGGTGAAGTATGGTTAGCTTTTCATTGGAATTGTAATGAAGGGATTAATGCTGCAGAAATGAGCAACAATGACAATAATAGAAACGACAGCTCAAACACCAATGATTTCCAGGATGCTTCCACTAACTATACTCTGTACATTTTGAAGCGTATAATG GTAGAGAGAGGGTCTGCTGTTTACTTAAGTGGCCTGAGGGAGAAATATTTTGGAGAAACTTTTTTAAATGCCTCGTCAAGCTTTGAAGATCTGCTATCAGCTGAAAAACCAAACTGTCTCTTGGAAACATCACAATTTGGGTTTGAGAATACATTTTCAAACAGGTCAAAAAGATCTGTATATGAAGAAGGCTTGAACCATATTGTAAGATATGTGGAGTCTTTTGaatctcggtccaatgaaatttgGCTTGTATTCAGTTTTGAAGGCATATCGTTGTCTAAACTTTTGCATACTGTGGAAGATCCATATGATACTGCTGAGAAAGAAAAGACTGAGCAAGTAAAACATGTCCAAATACTGCGTCCATCGAAGTGGTGGCATTGGTTGAAAACAACAGAAGAAGGGcaagaggaaatgcgcaaccttATCTGGCAGCTG TTTCTGGCGCTGAAATCTTGTCACGATCGCAATATTACACACAGGGACATTAAACCTG AAAATATGGTGATATGCTTTGAAGATCAGGAGACTGGAAGATGTTTGAAAGATATACCGACTAAACTAAATAGTTTCTCCACCAAAAT GCGTGTTATAGACTTTGGCAGTGGAATTGATGAATTCACATTGAAGCATTTATATGGTTCAACTGGGCCTTCTAG GGCTGAACAAACTTATGAGTATACACCTCCTGAAGCTTTGCTAAATGCTACGTGGTATCAAGGCCCAACAAGCTCAACTTTGAA ATATGACATGTGGAGTGTTGGTGTTGTAATGTTAGAGTTGGTCTTAGGGACACCAAATGTTTTCCAGATCGATGCTTTAACACAAACTCTTTTGGACCAGCATCTTGACGGCTGGAATGAGGGTGTGAAGGAGCTGGCTTACAA ACTCAGATCATTCATGGAATTGTGTATCTTAATCCCTGAGATATCCAGAAGTTCCTCAAAAAAGTATCACACAGCTAACCAG GCTGGCGTTTCACCTGCATCTTGGAAATGCTCGGAAGAATTCTTTTCTCATCAAATAAAGAGCCGAGATCCTCTTAAAATAGG TTTTTCAAATATCTGGGCGTTGCGGTTAGTGCGCCATCTGTTACAGTGGGACCCA GAGGACCGGATAAGCGTTGATGAGGCATTGCAGCATCCCTATTTCCAACCTCCCCCGAGAGGATGA
- the LOC112737260 gene encoding uncharacterized protein isoform X1: MLHAPRQSSLLFVSFLGFLILLSIIKIPCVRGESSTCLTVYRNGGAPAVFKSPKCPRWKLPEGQGEDDDSDYHRSRRSPPHATPRCQSAMLQGSRSSQEDRTLCVLDLRIPFPDADGIREVAVGIVAVFDGHNGAEASEMASKLLMEYFVLHTYFLLDAAFSVISKTRGAVHHQREHNRLNMMRRWKEILGWHELHFERFQNTFSANFDDSFHLEILKEALLRAIHDIDAKFSEEAFRNSLHSGSTAIIILMADDNILVANIGDSKAFLCSENFQSPREAKDLLLKQYRQKELDGSVAVWNREKYKLASSHGLTHFAVKELTSDHHPDRDDERIRVEAAGGQVINWGGVPRVNGQLAITRAIGDVFFKRYGVISVPEVTDWQPLTANDSYLVAASDGVFEKMSMQEVCDLLWEVHSFSNNIESECAPSPSPSYSLADLIVNTALGKGSTDNVAAIVVPLESAKVSANSLRRSYIEKRDADYPLLALQELASRSLANDVISDVMHLRHPHAVDTKFKRILVEVKHGDFGCFYLSENLDELVDSKQPTKSTDWEDYLYELPQPVPDTHQHSVNGPVYLYDNQNFCLQLGPTVNESKEQCINPEAFANFIGLLESIPLHDTGSHNGSSGYSMPESRYKLKKSFGRGSYGEVWLAFHWNCNEGINAAEMSNNDNNRNDSSNTNDFQDASTNYTLYILKRIMVERGSAVYLSGLREKYFGETFLNASSSFEDLLSAEKPNCLLETSQFGFENTFSNRSKRSVYEEGLNHIVRYVESFESRSNEIWLVFSFEGISLSKLLHTVEDPYDTAEKEKTEQVKHVQILRPSKWWHWLKTTEEGQEEMRNLIWQLFLALKSCHDRNITHRDIKPENMVICFEDQETGRCLKDIPTKLNSFSTKMRVIDFGSGIDEFTLKHLYGSTGPSRAEQTYEYTPPEALLNATWYQGPTSSTLKYDMWSVGVVMLELVLGTPNVFQIDALTQTLLDQHLDGWNEGVKELAYKLRSFMELCILIPEISRSSSKKYHTANQAGVSPASWKCSEEFFSHQIKSRDPLKIGFSNIWALRLVRHLLQWDPEDRISVDEALQHPYFQPPPRG; encoded by the exons ATGCTTCACGCTCCACGACAATCATCGCTTCTCTTCGTTTCCTTCTTAGggtttcttattcttctttccaTAATCAAAATCCCTTGCGTTCGCGGAGAGTCTTCCACTTGCTTGACGGTTTACAGAAACGGCGGTGCTCCCGCGGTCTTTAAATCCCCGAAATGTCCCCGATGGAAGCTTCCCGAAGGCCAAGGTGAAGACGACGATTCCGATTACCACCGTAGTCGCCGATCTCCGCCTCATGCGACGCCGCGTTGCCAGTCCGCCATGCTCCAGGGCAGCCGTTCCTCCCAGGAGGACCGCACTCTCTGCGTCCTCGATCTCCGGATTCCGTTTCCCG ATGCGGATGGGATCAGGGAGGTTGCGGTGGGAATCGTGGCAGTTTTTGACGGGCACAATGGTGCTGAAGCTAGTGAAATGGCGTCAAAGCTTCTGATGGAGTATTTTGTATTGCACACCTATTTTTTACTTGATGCAGCTTTTTCTGTTATATCAAAAACAAGGGGAGCAGTGCATCACCAGAGAGAGCACAATCGTTTGAACATGATGCGTAGGTGGAAGGAGATTCTAGGTTGGCATGAGCTGCATTTTGAAAG GTTCCAAAATACATTTTCTGCAAATTTTGATGATTCTTTTCACTTGGAAATTTTGAAGGAAGCATTATTGAGAGCTATCCATGATATTGATGCAAAATTTTCTGAG GAAGCCTTCAGAAATAGTCTTCATTCAGGGTCTACGGCAATCATTATATTGATGGCAGATGATAACATTTTAGTTGCCAATATTGGAGATTCTAAGGCTTTCTTGTGCTCTGAAAATTTTCAGTCTCCTAGAGAGGCCAAAG ACTTATTACTGAAGCAATATAGGCAGAAAGAGCTTGATGGTTCTGTTGCTGTGTGGAATCGTGAAAAGTATAAGTTAGCTTCCTCCCATGGACTGACTCATTTTGCTGTAAAAGAATTGACCAGTGATCATCACCCAGACAGAGATGATGAAAGGATTCGGGTGGAAGCAGCTGGTGGGCAAGTTATAAATTGGGGGGGAGTGCCTCGTGTAAATGGCCAGCTGGCTATTACACGGGCAATTGGTGATGTATTCTTTAAAAG GTACGGTGTTATATCTGTGCCAGAAGTGACTGATTGGCAGCCTCTGACTGCCAATGATAGCTATTTAGTGGCTGCATCCGATGGTGTTTTTGAGAAGATGAGCATGCAGGAAGTCTGTGATTTGTTATGGGAAGTACACTCTTTCTCTAATAATATAGAATCAGAGTGTGCCCCTTCACCTTCACCTTCATATTCATTAGCAGATCTCATTGTCAACACTGCCTTGGGAAAGGGCAGTACGGATAATGTGGCCGCCATTGTTGTTCCTCTGGAATCTGCCAAAGTTTCTGCAAACTCGCTTAGGAGAAGCTATATTGAGAAGAGGGATGCTGATTATCCTCTGCTTGCATTGCAGGAACTTGCTTCAAGAAGTTTAG CTAATGATGTCATATCTGATGTAATGCACTTGAGGCATCCTCATGCGGTGGATACCAAGTTTAAGCGTATATTG gTTGAAGTGAAACATGGAGATTTTGGATGTTTTTATTTGTCTGAAAATCTTGATGAACTTGTGGACTCTAAGCAGCCTACCAAAAGTACTGACTGGGAAGATTATTTATATGAACTACCTCAGCCTGTACCAGATACACATCAACATTCTG TAAATGGTCCAGTATATTTGTATGATAACCAAAACTTCTGCTTACAACTTGGTCCGACTGTTAATGAATCTAAGGAACAATGCATAAATCCTGAAGCATTTGCAAATTTTATTGGTCTTCTTGAATCAATTCCTTTACATGATACTGGTTCACATAATGGATCCTCTGGTTATTCAATGCCTGAATCAAG GTACAAACTAAAGAAGAGTTTCGGTCGTGGATCATATGGTGAAGTATGGTTAGCTTTTCATTGGAATTGTAATGAAGGGATTAATGCTGCAGAAATGAGCAACAATGACAATAATAGAAACGACAGCTCAAACACCAATGATTTCCAGGATGCTTCCACTAACTATACTCTGTACATTTTGAAGCGTATAATG GTAGAGAGAGGGTCTGCTGTTTACTTAAGTGGCCTGAGGGAGAAATATTTTGGAGAAACTTTTTTAAATGCCTCGTCAAGCTTTGAAGATCTGCTATCAGCTGAAAAACCAAACTGTCTCTTGGAAACATCACAATTTGGGTTTGAGAATACATTTTCAAACAGGTCAAAAAGATCTGTATATGAAGAAGGCTTGAACCATATTGTAAGATATGTGGAGTCTTTTGaatctcggtccaatgaaatttgGCTTGTATTCAGTTTTGAAGGCATATCGTTGTCTAAACTTTTGCATACTGTGGAAGATCCATATGATACTGCTGAGAAAGAAAAGACTGAGCAAGTAAAACATGTCCAAATACTGCGTCCATCGAAGTGGTGGCATTGGTTGAAAACAACAGAAGAAGGGcaagaggaaatgcgcaaccttATCTGGCAGCTG TTTCTGGCGCTGAAATCTTGTCACGATCGCAATATTACACACAGGGACATTAAACCTG AAAATATGGTGATATGCTTTGAAGATCAGGAGACTGGAAGATGTTTGAAAGATATACCGACTAAACTAAATAGTTTCTCCACCAAAAT GCGTGTTATAGACTTTGGCAGTGGAATTGATGAATTCACATTGAAGCATTTATATGGTTCAACTGGGCCTTCTAG GGCTGAACAAACTTATGAGTATACACCTCCTGAAGCTTTGCTAAATGCTACGTGGTATCAAGGCCCAACAAGCTCAACTTTGAA ATATGACATGTGGAGTGTTGGTGTTGTAATGTTAGAGTTGGTCTTAGGGACACCAAATGTTTTCCAGATCGATGCTTTAACACAAACTCTTTTGGACCAGCATCTTGACGGCTGGAATGAGGGTGTGAAGGAGCTGGCTTACAA ACTCAGATCATTCATGGAATTGTGTATCTTAATCCCTGAGATATCCAGAAGTTCCTCAAAAAAGTATCACACAGCTAACCAG GCTGGCGTTTCACCTGCATCTTGGAAATGCTCGGAAGAATTCTTTTCTCATCAAATAAAGAGCCGAGATCCTCTTAAAATAGG TTTTTCAAATATCTGGGCGTTGCGGTTAGTGCGCCATCTGTTACAGTGGGACCCA GAGGACCGGATAAGCGTTGATGAGGCATTGCAGCATCCCTATTTCCAACCTCCCCCGAGAGGATGA
- the LOC112737260 gene encoding probable inactive protein kinase At3g63330 isoform X3: protein MHLRHPHAVDTKFKRILVEVKHGDFGCFYLSENLDELVDSKQPTKSTDWEDYLYELPQPVPDTHQHSVNGPVYLYDNQNFCLQLGPTVNESKEQCINPEAFANFIGLLESIPLHDTGSHNGSSGYSMPESRYKLKKSFGRGSYGEVWLAFHWNCNEGINAAEMSNNDNNRNDSSNTNDFQDASTNYTLYILKRIMVERGSAVYLSGLREKYFGETFLNASSSFEDLLSAEKPNCLLETSQFGFENTFSNRSKRSVYEEGLNHIVRYVESFESRSNEIWLVFSFEGISLSKLLHTVEDPYDTAEKEKTEQVKHVQILRPSKWWHWLKTTEEGQEEMRNLIWQLFLALKSCHDRNITHRDIKPENMVICFEDQETGRCLKDIPTKLNSFSTKMRVIDFGSGIDEFTLKHLYGSTGPSRAEQTYEYTPPEALLNATWYQGPTSSTLKYDMWSVGVVMLELVLGTPNVFQIDALTQTLLDQHLDGWNEGVKELAYKLRSFMELCILIPEISRSSSKKYHTANQAGVSPASWKCSEEFFSHQIKSRDPLKIGFSNIWALRLVRHLLQWDPEDRISVDEALQHPYFQPPPRG, encoded by the exons ATGCACTTGAGGCATCCTCATGCGGTGGATACCAAGTTTAAGCGTATATTG gTTGAAGTGAAACATGGAGATTTTGGATGTTTTTATTTGTCTGAAAATCTTGATGAACTTGTGGACTCTAAGCAGCCTACCAAAAGTACTGACTGGGAAGATTATTTATATGAACTACCTCAGCCTGTACCAGATACACATCAACATTCTG TAAATGGTCCAGTATATTTGTATGATAACCAAAACTTCTGCTTACAACTTGGTCCGACTGTTAATGAATCTAAGGAACAATGCATAAATCCTGAAGCATTTGCAAATTTTATTGGTCTTCTTGAATCAATTCCTTTACATGATACTGGTTCACATAATGGATCCTCTGGTTATTCAATGCCTGAATCAAG GTACAAACTAAAGAAGAGTTTCGGTCGTGGATCATATGGTGAAGTATGGTTAGCTTTTCATTGGAATTGTAATGAAGGGATTAATGCTGCAGAAATGAGCAACAATGACAATAATAGAAACGACAGCTCAAACACCAATGATTTCCAGGATGCTTCCACTAACTATACTCTGTACATTTTGAAGCGTATAATG GTAGAGAGAGGGTCTGCTGTTTACTTAAGTGGCCTGAGGGAGAAATATTTTGGAGAAACTTTTTTAAATGCCTCGTCAAGCTTTGAAGATCTGCTATCAGCTGAAAAACCAAACTGTCTCTTGGAAACATCACAATTTGGGTTTGAGAATACATTTTCAAACAGGTCAAAAAGATCTGTATATGAAGAAGGCTTGAACCATATTGTAAGATATGTGGAGTCTTTTGaatctcggtccaatgaaatttgGCTTGTATTCAGTTTTGAAGGCATATCGTTGTCTAAACTTTTGCATACTGTGGAAGATCCATATGATACTGCTGAGAAAGAAAAGACTGAGCAAGTAAAACATGTCCAAATACTGCGTCCATCGAAGTGGTGGCATTGGTTGAAAACAACAGAAGAAGGGcaagaggaaatgcgcaaccttATCTGGCAGCTG TTTCTGGCGCTGAAATCTTGTCACGATCGCAATATTACACACAGGGACATTAAACCTG AAAATATGGTGATATGCTTTGAAGATCAGGAGACTGGAAGATGTTTGAAAGATATACCGACTAAACTAAATAGTTTCTCCACCAAAAT GCGTGTTATAGACTTTGGCAGTGGAATTGATGAATTCACATTGAAGCATTTATATGGTTCAACTGGGCCTTCTAG GGCTGAACAAACTTATGAGTATACACCTCCTGAAGCTTTGCTAAATGCTACGTGGTATCAAGGCCCAACAAGCTCAACTTTGAA ATATGACATGTGGAGTGTTGGTGTTGTAATGTTAGAGTTGGTCTTAGGGACACCAAATGTTTTCCAGATCGATGCTTTAACACAAACTCTTTTGGACCAGCATCTTGACGGCTGGAATGAGGGTGTGAAGGAGCTGGCTTACAA ACTCAGATCATTCATGGAATTGTGTATCTTAATCCCTGAGATATCCAGAAGTTCCTCAAAAAAGTATCACACAGCTAACCAG GCTGGCGTTTCACCTGCATCTTGGAAATGCTCGGAAGAATTCTTTTCTCATCAAATAAAGAGCCGAGATCCTCTTAAAATAGG TTTTTCAAATATCTGGGCGTTGCGGTTAGTGCGCCATCTGTTACAGTGGGACCCA GAGGACCGGATAAGCGTTGATGAGGCATTGCAGCATCCCTATTTCCAACCTCCCCCGAGAGGATGA